Sequence from the Mycobacterium florentinum genome:
CAACGACGGCGGGTTCGTGACGGTGAATGCCGGTGCCACCCTGCCCATCCAAACCGGCGGAAGCTTGATCATCGGACCGGCGGCCCGGGGGGCTCGGCCGGGCCCCAGGGTTTGATCGGCACCGCGTTTATTGCTCCGGCGGTGCCGACGCCTGCCGCGAATCCAGCGCTGAGCGCACTGGCTTCGCCGGGTCTGGCGGGAACCTCGGGACTCTCAGGGCTCTCGGGAATCCAAGTTCAGGCCAATACGGACGTGCTTAGGGACGTGCGCTGGGACGCACTGTGGGATGTGCTGTTCGACGCGGTATAGCGAAATCAGTTGGTGCACTGCATCATTCGCGATGCTCTAGTGTGACGGCGCGTCCGTGGTCTCGGTGACCGTCGCGTTGTCGTCGTACTCGACGATCTCGCCGCGCAGCGCGTCGAAGATCGCCTTGCCCTGCGATACGAGTCCACTGGCCACCTGGCTGAGGCCGTCCGCCCCGTTGAGCACGGTGAGGTTCGCGCCGGCGAGCCCGGCCGCGGCCCGCTCCACGATGTCGGGCAGCTGGTCGATGAGCGCCTTGTCCAAGGCAACCCGGTTGTGCGACGCCGCCGCCTCGGCCAGGATCTTCATTCGCTCCGCATCGGCGACGGCCAGGATCCGGACCCGCTCGGCTTCGGCCTCCGCGGGCTTGACCACCTCGGCGACCAGCTCTTGCTGGCGCAGTTCGGCGGCACGCTGGGCCAGTTCGGTGCGCATTGCCAGCACCTCGCGCTGGGCCTCGGCTTCGGCCAGCGGGCCCGCCTGGGCGGCCTCCGCCTGCGCCTTGTCGACCTCCGCTTTGTATTGGGCCTTGACGACCGCGGTCTGACGGGCGAATTCGGCTTGCTGGCGCTGTGACTCCTGCTCGGCCTCGGCGGCCTTCTGGTTGGCCTGGGCCTGGGCGATCTGTGCCATCTGCTGGATGGCCGCGTTGTGCGGTGCCGACATCGCGTTGATGTAGCCCAGGCCGTCGTCGTCGATGGACTGGATCTGCAGCGCGTCGACGGCCAGGCCGATCCGGGCCATCTCCTCCTTGGAGCCGTCGAGGACCTCGGTGGCGAGCTTCTGGCGTTCCCGGATGATCTGCTCGACGGTCATCGACCCGATGATCGACCGGAGGTGACCGGCGAAGATCCGGCCGGTGAGTACCGACATCTGATCCTGCTCGGACAAAAATCGTTGGGCGGCGCTGATGATGCTCTCGGTGTCGTTGCCGACCTTGAACGCGATCACCGCCCGGACGTTGAGAGTGATTCCCTGTTGGGTGACGCACTTTTCGGCGACCTCGGACTCACACATGGCCAGCGTCAAAAAGCGCGCCTTGCGGAAGAACGGGAGGACGAAGGCGCCGTGGCCGGTGACCACCCGGAACGGGGCGTCGCCCTTGGCTTTGGCACCGGAGATCAGCATCGCCTCGTCCGGCGCGGGCACCCTATAACCGAGCATTTCTTAGACTCCTTAGGTTGTGGTGTTGTGTAGCAGGGGAGTTCACTCGTTCCAAGGCTCGACCACCACCGTCCGTCCGCCCCGGGTCTCGACCACCAGGACCATGCTGCCCTTCGGTAGTGGGTCGTCGGACCAGGCAAGGAAGGTCTCCTTGGACCCCCGCACGGTCACCAACACCTCGCCGGGGCCACGGTCGCCGCGGGTCGCCACGACCAGCTTCCCCACACAACCGATTGCCAAGGCGTCGCTCACGGTCGCATATTCCTCCATCGAGGGAGTTTCGGCACGTTTGCCGCAAGGATAGACGCCGGCGTCGCACTGCCGAACCGGATGCATAGGAAACCTTTCGCTGCGTGCCGACGTCGATCCAAATCACCTGTTATCCAGGGTTTTTCCTATCGACCCAGCGTCTGACCGGAGTCTTGGCGGATTCTCAAAGAATCCTTGGTGCCCCGCTTCCAAGGATTCGTAGAGGGCGATGGTCGAGCCTTTCCTCACGCACCTGA
This genomic interval carries:
- a CDS encoding SPFH domain-containing protein; translation: MLGYRVPAPDEAMLISGAKAKGDAPFRVVTGHGAFVLPFFRKARFLTLAMCESEVAEKCVTQQGITLNVRAVIAFKVGNDTESIISAAQRFLSEQDQMSVLTGRIFAGHLRSIIGSMTVEQIIRERQKLATEVLDGSKEEMARIGLAVDALQIQSIDDDGLGYINAMSAPHNAAIQQMAQIAQAQANQKAAEAEQESQRQQAEFARQTAVVKAQYKAEVDKAQAEAAQAGPLAEAEAQREVLAMRTELAQRAAELRQQELVAEVVKPAEAEAERVRILAVADAERMKILAEAAASHNRVALDKALIDQLPDIVERAAAGLAGANLTVLNGADGLSQVASGLVSQGKAIFDALRGEIVEYDDNATVTETTDAPSH